The following proteins are co-located in the Microcystis wesenbergii NRERC-220 genome:
- the pstS gene encoding phosphate ABC transporter substrate-binding protein PstS, which yields MPSKNRTNLLTALSLVTLTATLTACGGGDTAGTSGEGSNRIAQVPLQGEVALNGAGASFPAPLYQNWFVTINQLFSKLLINYQSTGSGAGVEQFIQGTIDFGASDVAMSDEDMARVSRGVLLLPMTAGSIVMAYNLPGVEGLKLSREAYIGIFLGTITRWNDAKIAADNPDLKLPNQEITVVHRADGSGTTGVFTKFLSAVSPEWKKSIGEGKAVQWPTKKGKFLGGRGNEGVTALIQQNQGSIGYIEYGFAKNNNLPMATLQNQAGQFVIPNETNAAATLATVELPENLRAFIVDPPGENSYPIVTYSWMLVYKKYNDPQKALAMEAMIEFGLNQGQEQSAALGYIPLPKNVRQRVAAAADVIYPDYTIKVD from the coding sequence ATGCCCAGCAAAAACAGGACCAATTTACTAACAGCCTTATCCCTAGTGACTCTAACAGCGACTTTAACCGCTTGTGGGGGCGGCGATACGGCGGGAACCAGTGGAGAGGGAAGCAATAGAATCGCCCAAGTTCCTCTGCAAGGAGAGGTCGCCCTCAATGGTGCGGGCGCTTCTTTTCCTGCACCCCTATATCAAAACTGGTTTGTCACCATCAATCAACTATTTTCTAAACTGCTAATTAACTATCAATCTACCGGTAGCGGGGCGGGAGTCGAACAATTTATTCAAGGTACGATCGATTTTGGCGCTTCCGATGTGGCCATGAGTGACGAGGATATGGCCAGAGTTAGCCGCGGGGTTTTACTGCTACCGATGACGGCGGGAAGCATCGTTATGGCTTATAATTTGCCCGGAGTAGAAGGGCTGAAACTAAGCAGGGAAGCATATATAGGCATCTTTTTAGGCACGATTACCCGTTGGAACGATGCCAAAATCGCCGCCGATAACCCCGATTTAAAACTACCCAATCAAGAAATTACCGTAGTTCACCGGGCAGACGGTAGCGGAACAACGGGAGTTTTTACCAAGTTTTTAAGCGCCGTTAGTCCCGAATGGAAAAAAAGTATCGGTGAAGGAAAAGCCGTACAATGGCCCACCAAAAAAGGTAAATTTCTCGGTGGTAGGGGTAATGAGGGTGTAACCGCCCTAATTCAACAAAATCAAGGCTCGATTGGCTATATCGAGTACGGTTTCGCTAAAAATAATAACCTGCCCATGGCCACTTTACAAAACCAAGCCGGTCAATTCGTTATCCCCAATGAAACTAACGCCGCTGCCACCTTAGCCACGGTGGAATTACCCGAAAATCTGCGGGCTTTTATCGTTGATCCGCCGGGGGAAAATTCCTATCCCATTGTCACCTATAGTTGGATGTTGGTTTATAAAAAATACAACGATCCCCAAAAAGCTTTAGCTATGGAGGCGATGATTGAATTTGGACTCAATCAGGGACAGGAACAGTCCGCCGCCCTTGGTTATATTCCCCTACCGAAAAATGTCCGCCAACGAGTAGCCGCCGCTGCCGATGTCATCTATCCTGATTACACGATCAAGGTGGATTAG
- a CDS encoding PstS family phosphate ABC transporter substrate-binding protein: protein MLEIFTQLSRPTKVVAIVLGTALILPACANINPQDLKPIKIDGSSTVAPITNKVLEDFKANTPNKVLADVKIDANISGTGGGFRKFCAGETDINNASRPISVEELKECDANKVRFIELPIAFDALTVVVNPQNNWVDDISTTELRTIWEPAAENKIKRWNQINPAWPDQPITLHGPGKDSGTYDFFSEVINGKDASRGDFNFSEDDQALVNAVSQDTNALGYFGHAYYEQNRDKLKALKVNGIEPTRGNVEDSKYQPLSRPLFIYVNAQKAQENPALEKFVEYYLDRVPNLLDSIGYIPLPDEAYHLARVQLQKFEVGTVFNGRPQPNLTIGELLRKQAQFKAK, encoded by the coding sequence ATGCTAGAAATTTTTACTCAGCTATCACGTCCCACCAAAGTAGTGGCAATTGTCCTGGGTACTGCCCTAATTTTACCCGCTTGTGCCAATATTAATCCTCAAGACCTAAAACCAATTAAAATCGATGGTTCGAGTACCGTAGCACCAATTACCAACAAAGTTCTCGAAGATTTTAAAGCTAATACCCCTAACAAAGTTTTGGCTGATGTTAAAATTGACGCTAATATTTCAGGAACCGGCGGCGGTTTTAGAAAATTTTGTGCGGGAGAAACCGATATTAATAATGCTTCTCGGCCGATTTCTGTGGAAGAATTAAAAGAATGTGATGCTAATAAGGTAAGATTTATCGAACTACCGATCGCTTTTGATGCTTTGACCGTGGTAGTCAATCCCCAAAATAACTGGGTTGATGATATTTCGACTACAGAATTAAGAACTATTTGGGAACCCGCGGCCGAGAATAAAATCAAACGTTGGAATCAAATTAATCCCGCTTGGCCTGACCAACCGATTACCCTTCACGGACCGGGTAAAGATTCCGGAACCTACGATTTTTTTAGTGAGGTAATTAACGGCAAAGATGCCAGTCGTGGGGATTTTAACTTTAGTGAAGATGACCAAGCTTTAGTTAATGCCGTTAGTCAAGATACGAACGCTTTAGGCTATTTTGGCCATGCTTACTATGAACAAAATCGGGATAAATTAAAAGCTTTGAAAGTTAACGGTATTGAACCAACTCGCGGCAATGTAGAGGATAGTAAATATCAGCCTTTATCTCGTCCTTTGTTTATTTATGTTAATGCCCAAAAAGCCCAAGAGAATCCCGCTTTAGAGAAATTTGTCGAATATTATCTCGATCGAGTTCCCAATTTATTAGATAGTATTGGTTATATTCCCCTACCGGATGAGGCCTATCATTTGGCACGGGTACAGTTGCAAAAATTTGAGGTAGGAACGGTTTTTAATGGCCGACCTCAACCCAATTTAACCATCGGGGAATTACTTCGTAAACAAGCCCAATTTAAAGCTAAGTAA
- the pstC gene encoding phosphate ABC transporter permease subunit PstC, which translates to MSAPTVSPDSNFKERPESEKILDKGFVGLTTAFAIAIGLILLLIALVIFIRALPAIQTFGLGFLTSSAWNPVRGREEFGVLPVIYGTLVSSLIALLIAVPLGIGSAIFLSEDFIPLNARTILVFLVQLLAAIPSVVYGLWGIFVLIPILRPLGNWLNANFSWIPLFSTPLGGPGMLPAGVILAIMILPIIIAISRDSLAALPPDLRQASLGLGATRWETIFRVLIPAAFSGIVGGIMLALGRALGETMAVTMIIGNSNRISASILAPANTIASLLANQFAEASGMQVSALMYAGFVLLVLTLVVNIFAELIVNRVKAKY; encoded by the coding sequence ATGAGTGCGCCCACAGTTTCGCCCGACTCAAATTTTAAAGAACGTCCAGAATCGGAAAAAATCCTCGATAAAGGCTTTGTGGGATTAACTACCGCTTTTGCCATCGCTATTGGGCTAATTTTGCTCCTAATTGCCCTAGTTATTTTTATTCGGGCCCTACCAGCGATTCAAACCTTTGGTCTGGGATTTTTGACCAGTAGTGCTTGGAATCCCGTGCGCGGTCGGGAAGAATTCGGAGTTCTGCCCGTTATCTACGGAACTCTCGTTAGTTCTCTGATTGCCCTCCTGATTGCTGTTCCCCTCGGTATCGGTTCGGCCATTTTTTTAAGCGAAGATTTTATTCCCTTAAATGCGCGGACAATTTTGGTTTTTCTCGTACAACTTTTGGCCGCTATTCCCAGTGTTGTTTACGGATTATGGGGTATCTTTGTATTGATTCCTATCCTCAGACCCCTTGGTAACTGGTTAAATGCTAATTTTAGTTGGATTCCTCTGTTTAGTACTCCTTTAGGGGGTCCTGGGATGTTACCGGCGGGGGTTATTTTAGCAATTATGATCCTGCCGATTATTATCGCTATCTCTCGCGACTCTTTGGCCGCTTTACCGCCGGATCTAAGGCAAGCTTCCCTCGGTTTGGGGGCCACCCGTTGGGAAACGATTTTTCGAGTCTTAATTCCTGCCGCTTTTTCTGGGATTGTCGGGGGGATTATGTTAGCTTTAGGGCGCGCTTTAGGGGAAACCATGGCAGTAACGATGATTATCGGCAATTCTAACCGCATTAGTGCCTCTATTCTCGCCCCTGCTAACACGATCGCTTCCTTATTGGCTAACCAATTCGCCGAAGCCTCGGGAATGCAAGTATCAGCTTTAATGTATGCGGGTTTTGTTCTGTTGGTTTTGACCCTAGTAGTCAATATCTTCGCCGAATTAATCGTTAATCGCGTCAAAGCTAAGTATTAA